Below is a window of Halobaculum lipolyticum DNA.
GCCGGCGAGGCGTTCTACCTCGACAGCGACGCGGGGGAGGTGCTGTGTGCGACCCACGGCCGCGAGCGTCGGGGGGACTGAGTCGGGGCGGGTCGTGTGGAAAAAACCGGCTGCGCGGTCGCCGCGCTCAGATCATCCCGTTGTCCTTCAGCCCCTGGATGACGTCGTCGACGAGCGAGTCGACGTCCTCGTACGGGAAGTCCTGGCTGGAGCCGAGCTTCGCGGCCAGCTCCATCGCCGTGAAGGAGACGTCGCCGGACTCGAACTTCGTGCCCGGTCCCTTCGGGAGCGCCGGCACGAGGTCCATCTGACTGGACACCGGGAAGTCGGCGCCCGAGAATGCCTCTTCGAACTGCGCGCGGAGGTCGGCTTCGACGTCGTCGGACATACGCGCAAAGGGCGGGCCAGCGGCCGCAAAAGCGTTCCGGAACCACGGAGAACTCCGGGAGAGTTTCCACAGGCGGCCGTCCGGGCCGGAACCCCCGCGGTTAATCGGGAGCGTGGCGAACGGCAGGTATGTCGTTCGACCTCGACTTCGATCTGCTGCGGCAGTTGACCGAGACGAGCGGCGTCCCCGGCTACGAGGACCGCGTCCGCGACCACGTGCGCGCCGTGTTCGACGACGCCGTCGACGAGGTACACACCGACTCGATGGGCAACGTCATCGGGACGATCGAGGGGAGCGGCGACTACGAGGTCGCCGTCGCCGCCCACATGGACGAGATCGGGTTCATGGTGAAACACGTCACCGACGACGGCTTCCTCAAGGTGGACGCCCTCGGCGGCTGGGACCCCCGCGTGTTGCGCGCCCAGCGCGTGCGCGTCCACACCCAACAGGGCGACCTCACGGGCGTCATCGGCTCCGTGCCGCCCCACACGCTCTCGAAGGAGGACCGCGAGAAAGAGGACGCCGTCGAGGACGTCGTGATCGACCTCGGGCGCGAGGGCGACGAGGTCGCGGACCTCGTCTCGGTCGGCGACCTCGTGACGATGGAGCAGTCCACCGTCGAGATGGGCGACACGGTGACCGGCAAGGCGCTCGACGACCGCGTCTGCCTGTTCGCGATGCTGGAGGCCGCGCGCGAACTGACCGACCCCGAGGCGACGGTCCACTTCTGTGCGACGGTGCAGGAGGAGGTCGGCCTGCGCGGCGCGTGGGCGCTCGGCGTCGACGTCG
It encodes the following:
- a CDS encoding M42 family metallopeptidase, with translation MSFDLDFDLLRQLTETSGVPGYEDRVRDHVRAVFDDAVDEVHTDSMGNVIGTIEGSGDYEVAVAAHMDEIGFMVKHVTDDGFLKVDALGGWDPRVLRAQRVRVHTQQGDLTGVIGSVPPHTLSKEDREKEDAVEDVVIDLGREGDEVADLVSVGDLVTMEQSTVEMGDTVTGKALDDRVCLFAMLEAARELTDPEATVHFCATVQEEVGLRGAWALGVDVDPDLAIALDVTIASDVEGVAEDKQVTRLGDGAAVKLKDGSVITNPKVTRRIRDVAEAEGIDHQLEVLPAGGTDTAAFQTANGATPVGAISIPTRYLHTVTETAHGDDIRSTIDLLTAVLASEDGDTDYSL
- a CDS encoding MTH865 family protein; this translates as MSDDVEADLRAQFEEAFSGADFPVSSQMDLVPALPKGPGTKFESGDVSFTAMELAAKLGSSQDFPYEDVDSLVDDVIQGLKDNGMI